In Thermodesulforhabdaceae bacterium, the following proteins share a genomic window:
- a CDS encoding GNAT family N-acyltransferase, producing the protein MDKMNFQLHWFSQGSQLWKPIRQCLGKFMALEKLEHTYKSLVPAPSIENFLKDLVDRLGIRPLVQGDVEAIPAKEPLIVVANHPFGGLEGILAAKILLTVRSDVKIMANFLLERIPEMNSLIFGVDPFGRKESRDRNILPLRRCLEWIQKGGVLVVFPSGTVSHFHLRNLAVLDPPWNSTVGRLVLRTQCSVLPMHFNGSNSLSFHLLGLLHPNFRTLLLPRELQNKIGRTIHITIGKKIPFEELTKIGSAEGITEYLRASTYALGLSQVNHRSKIFFLRTGWMSRRGKSKQKCQPISNAIPETLVEKEVEDLPTDQCLFTSGHYKIFWASASQIPNLLLEIGRLREITFRTAGEGSGKSVDLDRFDLYYDHLFVWNQKTREVVGAYRIGRGDVILDQRGLKGFYTQTLFRYDQGIEPLLEKSLELGRSFVRPEYQKEYVPLWFLWRGIGRYVSLHGHYRYLIGPVSISDKYHTLSRHLIVMYLRHHHFSKEWGAWVRPRRPWRYVAPKPWDINLLCNHITDMDLLGKLVSTIEGNSRAIPVLLRHYIKLGGKVLSFSVDPKFSNVLDTLILVNLSLVEPSFLEKTMGREEAHKFLLLHQNA; encoded by the coding sequence ATGGACAAGATGAACTTTCAACTTCATTGGTTTTCCCAGGGTTCCCAATTGTGGAAACCGATCAGGCAGTGTTTGGGAAAATTTATGGCATTGGAAAAACTGGAACATACTTATAAAAGTTTGGTCCCTGCACCAAGTATTGAAAATTTCTTGAAAGATCTCGTGGATAGACTGGGAATTCGACCACTTGTTCAAGGCGATGTTGAAGCTATCCCTGCAAAGGAACCTCTGATTGTGGTGGCTAATCACCCCTTTGGAGGATTGGAGGGAATTTTAGCAGCCAAAATCCTTTTGACTGTCCGATCTGATGTGAAGATTATGGCAAACTTCCTTCTGGAACGAATTCCCGAGATGAATTCCTTGATATTCGGTGTAGACCCCTTCGGGCGCAAAGAATCCCGAGATAGAAATATCCTTCCTTTAAGGCGATGTTTAGAGTGGATTCAAAAAGGAGGTGTCCTGGTTGTTTTCCCATCAGGAACCGTTTCCCATTTTCATCTTCGTAACTTAGCCGTTCTGGATCCACCATGGAATTCCACCGTTGGACGTCTTGTCCTGAGAACGCAGTGTTCCGTGCTACCGATGCATTTTAACGGTTCAAATAGTTTATCCTTCCATCTTTTGGGTCTCCTGCATCCAAACTTTAGAACGCTTTTATTGCCTCGAGAGTTACAAAATAAAATCGGTCGAACTATTCACATTACCATCGGTAAAAAAATTCCTTTTGAAGAACTGACAAAAATAGGATCGGCTGAGGGAATCACGGAATATCTCCGAGCATCTACCTATGCTTTAGGCCTGTCCCAGGTCAACCATCGATCCAAAATATTTTTTTTAAGAACAGGATGGATGTCTCGTCGTGGAAAATCAAAACAAAAATGTCAGCCCATTTCCAATGCTATACCCGAAACACTCGTTGAAAAGGAAGTGGAAGATTTACCCACTGATCAGTGTCTTTTTACCAGTGGACATTACAAAATCTTCTGGGCTTCAGCATCTCAAATACCCAATCTTCTACTCGAAATTGGTCGGTTGAGGGAAATTACGTTTCGGACTGCAGGGGAAGGGAGTGGAAAATCGGTGGATCTGGACCGCTTCGACCTTTATTACGACCATTTATTCGTATGGAATCAAAAGACTCGCGAAGTCGTGGGTGCTTACCGTATAGGACGGGGAGATGTTATCTTGGACCAGCGAGGTCTCAAAGGGTTTTATACTCAAACCCTCTTTCGATATGATCAGGGTATTGAACCACTTTTGGAAAAGAGCCTGGAACTGGGACGGTCCTTTGTTAGACCAGAATATCAAAAAGAATATGTTCCCTTATGGTTCCTGTGGAGAGGTATTGGTCGATATGTGTCATTACACGGACATTACAGATATCTAATTGGACCAGTAAGCATAAGTGACAAATATCATACTCTGAGTCGCCACCTAATTGTTATGTATCTACGCCACCATCATTTTAGTAAAGAATGGGGAGCCTGGGTGCGACCACGCCGACCCTGGCGCTATGTGGCTCCAAAACCATGGGATATTAATCTACTGTGCAATCACATCACTGATATGGATTTATTAGGCAAACTCGTAAGCACCATTGAAGGAAACTCCCGGGCAATACCTGTATTACTTCGCCATTACATCAAACTGGGCGGGAAAGTGTTAAGCTTCAGTGTGGATCCCAAATTTTCCAATGTGCTGGATACACTCATTCTGGTGAACCTATCTCTTGTGGAGCCTTCTTTTTTAGAAAAAACCATGGGACGAGAAGAAGCCCATAAGTTTCTATTACTTCATCAAAATGCCTAG
- the glgX gene encoding glycogen debranching protein GlgX, with product MRIKIPKDLTVCKGNPYPLGATWDGEGVNFAIFSENADRVELCLFDSVTAFKECVRIEMPEYTNGVWHVYLPGISPGQLYGYRVYGPYDPSKGFRFNPAKVLVDPYAKLVTRTSSWHETWFGYRPGVSDADLVRDDRDNAPYAPLSVVVDDAFDWEGDKHPQIPWNQTIIYEAHVRGMTMLHPEIPSELRGTFLGLCSDPIIKHLKSLGITAIELMPVHQHIDEQRLVQFGLTNYWGYNTLSYFAPDIRFACRCDSSDIISVIRDFKTMVKTFHDHGIEVILDVVYNHTAEGNHLGPTLCYRGIDNPTYYRLNEENKRFYVDFTGCGNSLNVGHPQVLQLIMDSLRYWVLEMHVDGFRFDLASALARELYEFDQLATFFTLIQQDPVISRVKLIAEPWDLGEGGYQVGNFPPLWTEWNGKYRDTVRAIWNLSPHSLMNEFAFRITGSPDLYNKSGRKPHASINYVTCHDGFTLQDLVSYNRKHNEANKEENRDGENNNISYNFGVEGPTTNPEILEKRYRQKRNLIATLMFSIGVPMISGGDELGRTQKGNNNAYCQDNIISWYPWELSDRDKRFLEFVKGVISIRKSQPVFHRSNFFRGRPIHASRYKDITWFTPNGIEMSPEDWSNFNMESIGVVLGGDAIDEIDECGKTITGDTVLMLFNFNRETAQPFTLPFYNQGKTHLWELLIDTTYEIIPPEEKQWWEAGQIYELSPMNFTLFRRG from the coding sequence TTGCGCATAAAAATTCCCAAAGATCTCACTGTATGCAAAGGAAACCCCTACCCTCTAGGTGCCACATGGGACGGCGAAGGGGTAAACTTCGCCATTTTTTCCGAAAATGCTGATAGGGTAGAATTGTGCCTTTTCGATTCTGTTACAGCATTCAAGGAATGTGTTCGTATTGAAATGCCCGAATACACTAACGGAGTATGGCATGTTTACCTTCCGGGTATAAGCCCTGGACAACTCTACGGCTATAGAGTTTACGGCCCTTACGATCCTTCAAAAGGCTTTCGATTCAACCCGGCTAAGGTTCTGGTAGATCCATACGCAAAGCTGGTGACCCGCACATCATCCTGGCACGAGACATGGTTTGGTTATCGCCCAGGAGTAAGCGATGCCGATCTGGTGCGTGACGATCGTGACAACGCTCCCTATGCGCCTTTAAGCGTTGTGGTTGACGATGCCTTTGATTGGGAAGGCGATAAACATCCTCAAATTCCATGGAATCAAACTATCATCTATGAAGCTCACGTCCGCGGCATGACAATGCTCCATCCCGAAATTCCTTCTGAACTTAGAGGCACCTTCCTGGGACTTTGCTCAGATCCAATCATAAAACATCTTAAGTCGCTTGGCATTACGGCAATTGAACTCATGCCCGTTCATCAGCATATTGACGAACAGCGACTCGTCCAGTTCGGACTAACCAACTACTGGGGCTATAACACTCTTTCCTACTTCGCTCCCGATATCCGTTTTGCCTGCCGATGCGATTCTTCAGATATTATCTCCGTCATAAGAGACTTTAAAACCATGGTAAAGACTTTTCACGATCACGGGATCGAAGTCATACTGGACGTAGTTTACAACCACACAGCCGAAGGAAACCATCTGGGACCAACTCTCTGCTACCGGGGCATCGACAACCCGACCTATTACCGCCTCAATGAAGAAAACAAGCGATTTTACGTTGATTTTACAGGCTGCGGAAACTCCCTTAATGTGGGTCACCCGCAAGTCCTCCAGCTAATCATGGACAGTTTGCGCTACTGGGTGCTGGAAATGCACGTTGATGGGTTCCGCTTCGATCTTGCCAGCGCTCTCGCAAGAGAACTTTACGAATTTGATCAACTTGCAACCTTTTTTACTCTCATTCAGCAGGATCCTGTCATATCACGAGTAAAGCTCATAGCAGAACCCTGGGACCTGGGCGAAGGTGGATATCAGGTAGGAAATTTCCCACCACTGTGGACTGAATGGAACGGAAAGTATCGAGACACGGTGCGAGCGATCTGGAATCTATCTCCTCATTCGCTCATGAACGAATTTGCTTTCAGAATAACAGGGAGTCCCGATCTTTACAACAAAAGTGGCAGAAAACCTCACGCAAGCATAAATTACGTCACCTGCCACGACGGTTTTACTCTGCAGGATCTTGTAAGCTACAACAGAAAACACAACGAAGCCAACAAAGAAGAAAATCGCGACGGGGAAAACAACAACATCAGCTACAACTTCGGAGTTGAAGGACCCACAACAAACCCGGAAATTCTTGAAAAGCGCTATCGTCAAAAAAGAAATCTTATTGCGACATTGATGTTTTCCATAGGCGTTCCGATGATCTCCGGTGGAGACGAACTCGGACGCACTCAGAAGGGAAACAACAACGCTTACTGCCAGGATAACATTATAAGCTGGTATCCATGGGAATTAAGCGACCGAGACAAAAGATTTCTTGAATTTGTAAAGGGAGTAATATCAATCCGGAAAAGCCAGCCGGTTTTCCACAGATCCAACTTCTTCCGGGGAAGACCTATTCATGCGTCCAGATATAAAGACATTACGTGGTTCACTCCCAATGGGATTGAGATGTCGCCAGAAGACTGGTCAAACTTCAATATGGAATCCATTGGAGTTGTTCTGGGCGGGGACGCCATAGATGAAATAGACGAATGCGGCAAAACCATCACGGGTGATACAGTGCTTATGCTGTTTAACTTCAACCGTGAAACTGCTCAGCCTTTTACACTGCCATTTTACAATCAGGGAAAAACCCATCTGTGGGAACTTCTTATTGACACAACATACGAGATTATCCCTCCAGAGGAAAAACAATGGTGGGAAGCCGGACAAATTTATGAACTTTCTCCAATGAACTTTACTCTTTTTAGACGTGGATAA
- a CDS encoding glycosyltransferase — MKGDLHVHSRFSTRPSQWILQKIGCPESFTQPKDIYRIAKNKGMDIVTITDHNTIAGAEEIAHLPGVFVSEEITTYFPEDRCKVHVLAFNISSSQHEDIQKIRQNIYDLVVYLRQQKIVHVVAHPLFSINGRLTIEHFEKMLLLFSGFELNGSRNDHQNQVLRALIPNITSKSLKRLAEKHDNIPVSLDFGRKWLISGSDDHSSFNIGRYWTSVPDASDVPSFLKGLLEGKALTDGTPSTPLTMAHNLYGIAYQYYRERFQIAKHVHKDILLQFLERVLDLNRESIPKPWSSRFYNVARSMHLWPRQDPPEKELPPIKAIWKMSQTLLAQDRQLLTVVAGNKKLSETAAEKAWSRFLERASNALLVHLFTQISHQWNNANVFDIFGTLGSAGALYTLMAPYFAAFSYFTKDKIISREVARHFDVSNVTIPMDNKLSVAHFSDTLLQVNGVAKTLLQQLRVARSLGKQLVLITSEDAEEEIPSGVVNFKPIGRYTIPEYPELSLNIPPFLQLLSYCYEQNFTQIHVATPGPMGLAALAVARILSIPIVATYHTALPEYVFRLTEDEVLESITRRYIMWFYNQMDRVYVPSSATARELINQGLPQDKILIYPRGVDIRRFSPEKYSPRFRLQHQLDGKAAALYVGRLSKEKDLDILCRAFRRLHEKEPKTALVIVGDGPYRSEMEKMLSGTHAVFTGYLTGDALYEAYASCDFFVFPSTTDTFGNVVLEAQASGLPVIVSDRGGPQENIIPGRTGWIFPGRDEDSLLQIMEKMCLDVSIRSQMGKEARKNAEGRAFEAAFQATWQLYAEPFDKKEEQFSEAV, encoded by the coding sequence ATGAAAGGGGACTTACACGTGCACTCTAGATTTTCCACGAGGCCGTCTCAATGGATCTTACAAAAGATCGGTTGTCCCGAGAGCTTTACTCAACCCAAAGACATATATCGCATAGCTAAAAATAAGGGGATGGATATCGTGACCATTACTGATCACAACACCATCGCCGGTGCTGAGGAAATCGCTCATTTGCCCGGCGTTTTCGTAAGTGAGGAGATTACCACATATTTCCCCGAAGACAGGTGTAAAGTCCATGTGTTGGCTTTCAACATTTCAAGTTCCCAACACGAAGATATCCAAAAAATACGGCAAAACATTTACGACCTGGTAGTATATTTAAGACAACAAAAGATTGTTCATGTTGTAGCCCATCCGCTCTTCAGTATAAATGGTAGGCTGACCATTGAACATTTCGAAAAGATGCTTCTTCTCTTTAGTGGTTTCGAATTAAATGGATCAAGAAACGACCACCAGAACCAGGTATTGCGAGCACTTATACCCAACATAACTAGTAAGAGCCTTAAGCGCCTTGCAGAGAAGCACGACAATATTCCTGTTTCATTGGATTTTGGTCGCAAATGGCTCATCAGCGGATCTGATGACCATAGCTCATTTAACATAGGACGATATTGGACATCTGTCCCTGATGCTTCCGATGTGCCTTCATTTTTAAAAGGACTTCTCGAAGGAAAAGCTCTTACCGATGGGACGCCATCCACCCCTCTTACCATGGCGCATAATTTATACGGTATTGCCTATCAGTATTATCGAGAACGTTTTCAAATAGCTAAACATGTTCATAAGGACATTCTTCTTCAATTCCTGGAACGCGTTCTTGATCTGAATCGCGAGTCTATTCCCAAACCATGGTCCAGTCGCTTTTACAACGTGGCACGTTCGATGCATTTATGGCCTCGGCAAGATCCCCCTGAAAAGGAACTGCCCCCCATAAAAGCGATATGGAAAATGTCACAAACCTTGTTAGCTCAAGACAGACAGCTTTTGACAGTTGTAGCAGGAAACAAAAAACTTTCCGAAACTGCAGCCGAAAAGGCGTGGAGTCGTTTCTTGGAACGCGCCAGCAATGCCCTGCTGGTGCATTTGTTTACTCAGATAAGCCATCAGTGGAATAACGCCAACGTTTTTGACATCTTTGGCACCCTTGGCTCTGCTGGAGCTCTCTACACTCTTATGGCTCCCTACTTTGCAGCCTTTTCCTATTTCACTAAGGACAAAATCATCTCCAGAGAGGTTGCTCGTCACTTCGATGTGTCCAACGTGACAATCCCGATGGACAACAAACTTTCTGTTGCCCATTTCTCCGATACTTTGCTTCAGGTGAACGGAGTTGCAAAAACGCTCCTTCAGCAACTACGTGTAGCCCGAAGCCTCGGTAAACAGCTTGTCTTGATAACATCAGAGGATGCAGAGGAAGAGATTCCTTCGGGAGTTGTCAATTTCAAGCCCATTGGTCGCTATACTATACCTGAATATCCTGAGCTTTCTCTAAATATTCCACCCTTTCTACAACTCCTATCCTACTGCTATGAACAAAACTTCACTCAAATACATGTTGCCACTCCTGGTCCAATGGGTCTGGCAGCTTTAGCCGTGGCTCGCATTCTGTCGATTCCTATTGTGGCTACCTACCATACCGCCTTGCCCGAATATGTGTTCCGCCTAACTGAGGATGAAGTTTTAGAATCAATTACACGGCGCTATATAATGTGGTTTTATAACCAGATGGATCGTGTCTATGTGCCGTCCAGTGCTACAGCTCGAGAACTCATAAATCAAGGACTTCCACAAGACAAAATTTTAATATATCCCCGAGGTGTTGACATCCGTAGATTCAGTCCGGAGAAATATTCTCCCAGATTTCGCTTGCAGCATCAACTCGATGGCAAAGCAGCAGCCCTTTATGTAGGACGTCTTTCTAAAGAAAAAGATCTGGATATCCTGTGCCGAGCATTCCGCCGTCTTCATGAAAAGGAACCCAAAACGGCATTAGTAATTGTAGGTGACGGACCCTATCGAAGCGAAATGGAGAAGATGCTCTCGGGCACTCATGCTGTCTTTACGGGTTACCTTACCGGAGATGCTCTCTATGAAGCCTATGCGTCATGCGATTTTTTCGTTTTCCCCAGCACGACCGACACTTTTGGGAATGTGGTTCTGGAAGCGCAAGCCAGTGGTCTTCCGGTAATTGTAAGTGACCGTGGAGGACCTCAGGAGAACATTATTCCGGGGCGCACTGGTTGGATTTTCCCCGGGAGAGATGAAGATAGCTTACTTCAAATAATGGAAAAAATGTGCCTGGATGTTTCGATACGTTCTCAGATGGGCAAGGAAGCCAGAAAAAATGCTGAAGGAAGAGCTTTTGAAGCGGCTTTTCAAGCTACGTGGCAATTATATGCCGAACCCTTTGACAAAAAAGAGGAACAATTTTCGGAAGCCGTATAG
- a CDS encoding methyl-accepting chemotaxis protein, producing MSRHWSIGKSLAVSFTVLAMALVVLGIMGYQAARRSVIALEEVGHIRLPSVDTTLTIAQHLERISGSLSTLAIPDLDRETRKAQYDRIARAREMYREAMKAYELLPKTSEEAEIWKQFRAALDTWKAENDKAIAMAQHFDSLGIQDPDMLKQDIIAFISDHYKLESMVLQMIMTGEVFEGKEDHTSCWFGQWLSTFKTDNPELKSIVSRVAEPHRQFHEAVRNIKELVASGRIEEAHLVLDNQFRGASKKVFRNLHAIEAIADEAHRTMQNLQEQILGPVLEAQNGVMSLLAKVVEINKKAGKNAANEASSFALHTQKIMTVVTMAGLILAAILGVFITLTIRRLNGVLRKSIAEMLQSSEQVALAAEQVASKSQQLAEGAFQQAASIEQTSSASEEMASITRQNAHNAAQVADLVKQVARIAEQAKNTMEELLNSIQEIKRSSEETKKIIKNIDEIAFQTNLLALNAAVEADRAGEAGAGFAVVADEVRNLAMRAAEAARSTEQIIEDTVNRVKHGADLTESTNLAFTQVHESVVKVRELVSEIAAASSEQAQGIEQINRAVAEIDKVIQKNASSAEESASEAEELNRQAEQIRLGLKELAALVENQKQNGSGKIFLRKKTIDVSQIPQEKLQLEKIGAVALVPSSGNGKSSGNGKTSLLPEKSEKTVPISNKTLWLMFKSSAT from the coding sequence ATGAGTAGACACTGGTCGATTGGAAAAAGCCTGGCCGTGAGCTTTACGGTTCTTGCTATGGCCTTAGTTGTTTTGGGGATTATGGGTTACCAGGCGGCGCGACGCAGTGTTATAGCCCTGGAAGAAGTGGGACATATCCGACTTCCCAGCGTGGATACGACTCTCACCATTGCCCAACATCTGGAAAGGATCAGCGGAAGCCTTTCGACTCTGGCCATACCGGATCTTGATAGAGAAACTCGAAAAGCACAGTATGACAGAATTGCCAGGGCAAGAGAAATGTATCGAGAAGCCATGAAAGCCTACGAACTTCTACCCAAAACCTCCGAAGAGGCAGAGATATGGAAACAATTTAGGGCGGCTTTAGATACCTGGAAGGCAGAAAATGACAAGGCTATTGCTATGGCTCAACACTTTGACAGTCTGGGTATTCAGGATCCCGACATGTTGAAACAAGATATTATTGCCTTTATATCGGATCACTACAAGCTCGAATCCATGGTTTTACAGATGATTATGACCGGAGAAGTCTTTGAAGGGAAAGAAGACCACACATCATGCTGGTTTGGACAATGGCTTTCGACCTTTAAGACCGATAATCCGGAACTGAAAAGCATTGTGAGTCGGGTGGCTGAACCACATCGACAGTTCCATGAAGCAGTTCGAAATATTAAGGAACTCGTGGCATCAGGTCGGATTGAAGAAGCACACCTTGTGTTGGATAATCAGTTTCGTGGAGCGAGTAAAAAGGTTTTTAGGAATCTTCATGCCATCGAAGCTATAGCTGACGAAGCTCATAGAACAATGCAAAACTTACAAGAGCAGATTTTAGGGCCAGTTTTGGAAGCACAAAACGGGGTCATGTCACTTCTGGCTAAAGTGGTTGAAATTAACAAAAAAGCAGGAAAAAACGCTGCCAACGAAGCGAGTTCTTTTGCGTTACACACGCAAAAAATAATGACCGTTGTAACTATGGCTGGTTTGATTCTAGCTGCAATTCTAGGGGTATTCATTACCTTAACCATCCGTCGCCTTAATGGCGTGCTTCGAAAATCTATCGCTGAAATGTTGCAGAGTTCCGAACAAGTGGCCCTGGCGGCGGAACAGGTAGCATCAAAAAGTCAGCAGCTAGCCGAAGGAGCGTTTCAGCAGGCGGCCAGCATTGAACAAACCTCGTCAGCGTCGGAAGAGATGGCCTCAATAACACGCCAGAATGCCCACAATGCTGCTCAAGTTGCTGACCTGGTAAAACAGGTTGCCAGAATCGCCGAACAGGCGAAGAACACCATGGAGGAACTGTTGAACTCCATACAAGAAATCAAGCGATCCAGCGAAGAAACCAAAAAGATCATAAAGAATATCGACGAAATTGCCTTTCAAACTAACCTGCTAGCCCTTAATGCCGCCGTAGAAGCCGACAGAGCTGGTGAGGCTGGAGCAGGATTTGCTGTCGTGGCCGATGAAGTTAGAAATCTAGCCATGCGTGCTGCTGAAGCCGCCAGGAGCACGGAACAGATCATAGAAGACACGGTGAATCGCGTCAAACATGGAGCGGATCTTACGGAATCCACCAACCTGGCTTTTACTCAAGTTCACGAAAGTGTAGTCAAAGTCAGAGAACTGGTAAGCGAAATTGCCGCTGCCAGCAGTGAACAAGCTCAAGGCATAGAGCAAATAAACCGAGCTGTAGCTGAAATAGACAAGGTGATACAGAAAAATGCGTCCAGTGCTGAAGAATCGGCTTCGGAAGCTGAAGAACTCAACAGACAGGCGGAGCAGATTCGACTGGGCTTAAAAGAACTGGCGGCTCTGGTTGAAAATCAGAAACAGAACGGATCAGGAAAGATCTTTTTAAGGAAGAAGACAATTGATGTTTCTCAAATTCCACAAGAAAAACTCCAGCTTGAAAAAATCGGTGCCGTGGCTCTGGTTCCATCATCAGGAAACGGCAAGTCATCGGGAAACGGTAAGACATCCCTGCTTCCAGAAAAATCTGAAAAAACAGTTCCAATTTCGAATAAAACATTGTGGCTCATGTTCAAAAGTAGTGCAACCTAG
- a CDS encoding substrate-binding domain-containing protein, producing the protein MRVLKIPGFVSLFALLFFVSFSMAQDREKVIILATTTSVENSGLLNHILPIFENRTGIKVKVVARGTGAAIEMGKRGDADALFVHAKELELQAVKEGYFVNRHDVCYNDFVIIGPENDPAKVKEAKTVQDAFKSIVSSRNLFVSRGDKSGTHMKELQLWQAVGIDPKGQPWYLEAGQGMEKTLRIANEKRAYTLTDRGTWLAIKDNLELAILFEGDPVLFNQYGVMAVNPEKHKHVKYKEAMELINWIISEEGQQAIASFKDKSGNQLFIPNAR; encoded by the coding sequence ATGAGAGTTCTAAAGATTCCGGGATTTGTATCATTATTTGCGTTGTTATTCTTTGTGAGTTTTTCGATGGCTCAAGATCGGGAAAAAGTTATTATCCTTGCCACCACAACCAGTGTGGAAAACTCAGGTTTGCTAAATCATATATTGCCCATTTTCGAAAATAGAACCGGAATTAAGGTCAAGGTCGTTGCGAGAGGAACCGGAGCAGCCATTGAGATGGGCAAAAGAGGGGACGCTGATGCGCTGTTTGTTCACGCAAAAGAGCTTGAATTGCAGGCTGTAAAAGAAGGATATTTCGTAAATAGACACGATGTCTGCTACAACGATTTTGTTATCATCGGACCAGAAAATGATCCGGCAAAAGTAAAAGAAGCCAAAACAGTCCAGGATGCATTCAAAAGCATTGTGTCATCCAGGAACCTTTTTGTATCGAGAGGGGATAAGTCTGGAACTCACATGAAAGAATTACAACTGTGGCAGGCGGTGGGAATTGATCCAAAAGGACAACCCTGGTATCTTGAAGCTGGACAAGGCATGGAAAAAACTTTGAGGATTGCAAACGAAAAAAGAGCCTACACTCTCACAGATAGAGGAACATGGCTTGCGATAAAGGACAATTTAGAGCTGGCAATTCTCTTTGAAGGCGATCCTGTTCTTTTTAATCAATACGGCGTAATGGCAGTAAATCCTGAAAAACACAAACACGTGAAATATAAAGAGGCTATGGAATTGATAAACTGGATAATATCGGAAGAGGGGCAGCAAGCCATAGCGTCTTTTAAGGATAAATCTGGAAATCAGTTGTTTATTCCAAATGCGAGATGA
- a CDS encoding ATP-binding cassette domain-containing protein gives MALTLTIANITKFYNARIVLDDCSFSFEQNKVYALMGPNGSGKSTLLRICALLEAPDRGDVIYHEDGKALEPDLNLRRRITLLLPSIGIFNTTVFNNVAYGLKIRKLKSREIKEKVEEALDFVGLLHKKNQNALTLSSGEAKRMGIARALVIQPEILFLDEPTAFVDYENTAAIEDTLIDLKEKLNSTIILATHDAQLAKRIGDVYLFLEKGKLKCEQNLPA, from the coding sequence ATGGCTTTAACTCTGACCATTGCGAACATCACAAAATTCTATAACGCCAGGATAGTGCTTGATGACTGCTCCTTTTCTTTTGAACAAAACAAAGTGTATGCCCTGATGGGACCAAATGGATCGGGAAAATCCACTCTTTTGAGAATATGCGCATTATTAGAAGCTCCCGATAGAGGCGACGTCATTTATCACGAAGACGGAAAAGCTCTGGAACCCGATTTGAATTTGAGAAGAAGAATAACGTTGCTTCTACCAAGTATCGGCATTTTTAATACAACGGTTTTCAATAATGTTGCTTACGGACTGAAGATAAGGAAATTAAAATCCAGGGAAATAAAAGAAAAAGTTGAGGAAGCTTTAGATTTCGTTGGGCTACTACACAAGAAAAATCAGAATGCTCTAACTCTTTCAAGCGGGGAAGCGAAGAGAATGGGCATTGCGAGAGCACTCGTCATACAGCCGGAAATTCTGTTTCTTGATGAACCAACGGCATTTGTTGATTACGAAAATACAGCAGCTATCGAAGATACTCTTATCGACTTAAAAGAAAAACTCAATTCAACAATTATCCTCGCAACCCACGATGCTCAGCTAGCAAAAAGAATCGGAGATGTTTATCTGTTTCTGGAAAAAGGCAAACTAAAATGCGAGCAAAATTTGCCTGCGTAA
- a CDS encoding ABC transporter permease, producing MNFILEAFKQAFYLILHLDKELLDIIILSLKVSGTALAIATVMGVPAGTVLGLKNFPGRNFIITLLNTLMGLPPVVLGLLLYLLLSRSGPLGFLRLLYTPTAMVIAQTILAFPIVAALTHSALVKIDPSVKLAAKALGATSFQITMTMIKEAKYGIMAGVCAALGRVMAEVGAILIVGGNIAGYTRVITTTIALETDKGNFELAMALGIILLTISFLINIVLFSVQKKGATGTIQWL from the coding sequence ATGAACTTTATACTGGAAGCCTTTAAGCAGGCATTTTACCTTATCCTGCACCTTGATAAAGAACTGCTGGACATAATAATCCTGTCCCTGAAAGTTTCGGGCACAGCTCTGGCAATAGCAACAGTCATGGGCGTTCCCGCAGGAACTGTGCTTGGACTAAAAAACTTTCCCGGTAGAAACTTTATCATAACTCTGCTTAACACCCTTATGGGACTTCCTCCCGTCGTGCTTGGATTGCTGCTGTATCTTTTGCTATCCCGAAGTGGTCCCCTTGGCTTTTTAAGACTTCTTTATACTCCCACAGCAATGGTAATCGCTCAAACAATTCTTGCCTTCCCCATCGTAGCGGCGCTTACCCATTCGGCTCTTGTAAAGATAGACCCTTCGGTAAAACTTGCAGCAAAAGCTCTTGGAGCCACATCTTTTCAAATAACCATGACAATGATAAAGGAAGCAAAATACGGCATAATGGCGGGTGTTTGTGCTGCTCTTGGAAGAGTAATGGCTGAAGTGGGGGCAATTCTGATAGTTGGAGGAAATATCGCCGGATACACGAGAGTAATCACAACAACCATCGCTCTTGAAACAGACAAGGGAAACTTTGAACTTGCAATGGCTCTTGGAATTATTCTTCTCACTATATCTTTTTTAATCAACATCGTTCTGTTTTCGGTCCAGAAAAAAGGCGCAACAGGAACTATCCAATGGCTTTAA